One Nematostella vectensis chromosome 10, jaNemVect1.1, whole genome shotgun sequence genomic window carries:
- the LOC5513577 gene encoding transmembrane protein 131 isoform X2, with protein sequence MAASLGPALFLYITLVFLVTHRICLMQCNPMPGPGMYHGDMGDLRFSGGHVEGDGSVRDRRVPQNTRQIRFDPPYLDFLEQPVGMPIVQTVTISNPHPEQSLQLNSISGSTGHFHASFFRTKVVQPVGNTTFDVVFLARLIGSAENTLFIHTSKGVYPYQVFGVGIPNPYRLRPFLGARVPVNFSFTSLINMHNPYSSPLQVVEMYSSGQDLHLELPSGRDEAPQGYWEIPPYETKTLMRVSFVSHAANNHTAFIRIKTSTPAPSNEFLILPVEVEVTTAPGLFSSVDMIDFGTLRTMDEPKTVGIYLLNSGPKQVHVSSVAVEPGNSAVSVTFSPVVLKQLSKYSKVASITYSAYHVKRSRQFTGKIVIKTNSKSTPKMEIPYQANVLQGTIAYSVSKTRFFVGKPPFLPVVRELPITNTFSFSVIIYDATFPPEVQNLFSIVNFTKPALIKPHQTATPFYVHFVANGSDTSLSTILRVYTNASIFTIPIHCYDGKIKYVVNGIEEDVVDYGTVGTGENRTKTVKLINNNPIEVIITNITCNLTYAIMKLIDTKPNNNSRHHKGTSSQSKETDEPGKIQPDTIIIKPAHTTTFSVEVVIPKKEGQFAGEIQITTDYEVLHIPIYFRALDGQVTPSPLLLTFPPTFPGRTEVQPVYLHSTFSTPLNLVTVRCDPADGRFTFRPLSSGSTVEANTNVQVGSVQFKPSFGCKGQCYMGLGTGTRGTKWLSTLTLPSDVGDHDNQYAEKLQRVYDSLKQSGNTAMNVSLIISTDLVRNIPVQMHASLTWPSLAPDKPVKFPLTHVGNFSTKHFFLENPADVPVVVQVLPLSVYPPGFLDVISDRFDTDTYSLEQSKNVFSLPGSYQPKNILDIEPSDLQEKLGVTPADHTLVTILGPRSREKITVQFSPQDDRFSSSVLLLRNNLTVVDIVAVQGQGARGEFMLNGRKPGLDSTLLFELKSVHLSECHKDTPRTRTLAPISVKKVLTATNPGQLAIQVNSISISGYECEGYGFKVLNCKSFILNPNTSRRIEIAFTPDFTMSRVTRKLEVKSTFGPVMEFMLVATIPPHLLPLCAAATGRSNWGPIVQGIMAIAMGVVCVFVVMAAYSEAKKILGVCLRDRPIFDMNAEEIGQVFDLNAIAGVKPKMHAENRHVIPKRIRSHDSKADEKTTSTNTTASASTQSPTNNNVNKNNGNGPSQDSGSTRNRSPKQASAGETDRSSRAGSVDSLDGTKKNKDTKQKESRTRNAESSRKSDTYRGANESRRDYRAPVADIDELKQSIANVQEQEEYVLSSYISCAENRKDTKDNKSKSKKKSKNTKRDEKEQRFENIKDRAAPSQDRYDDAYSDDSGSDGSDKTGQEVKVNQSNDRRRRVSLPNDSTLRRDQQRGHQKKNEGRPRMLDIPGRMKDRTAALQAEAREPGPTSPHAIAAAVMSHLEKTLPSTTKENCNDTDNRRKASGKATGNAQSPTNLSSRSSSYSSIVSDGSSSGGDHAHALKHRLTSTKSMPVGDRSSPSLLDNGFEQGSGKHRHPERLGMSALRRSPWSISSDSALAPGARSPVIQRPFKSLRQQNGSPLYESQPFRRNRPQIGANAKKTQGVYDLSTFGVSDRSAVTRARPSVWSQMSSFNGNESLFSSPPAQDDHFSMSGRPANNWVNFLDVDRVTPSIARTDTPNNRTVSEIWDAGNMPAEGDGWSLCGPPLHPEFNPRAECESDPVDSLFSEVPPEWSTLPSPEQNAFGGDSSWASPDMSAIWGEQYSIPSSESLPVSSAYQPSGTQSPTSTFTSLADLGSGMIWPQTQWSNGKD encoded by the exons ATGGCCGCTTCATTAGGGCCCGCTTTATTCCTCTATATCACTCTTGTTTTTCTAGTAACGCATAGAATATGTTTGATGCAGTGCAATCCAATGCCTGGGCCAG GCATGTATCACGGGGATATGGGCGATCTTCGCTTTTCTGGGGGCCACGTGGAG GGCGATGGATCTGTGCGCGATAGAAG AGTTCCCCAGAATACAAGACAGATCCGTTTTGATCCGCCATATCTAGATTTTTTAGAGCA ACCTGTTGGTATGCCTATTGTTCAAACGGTTACCATTAGTAACCCGCATCCAGAGCAGAGTTTGCAGCTAAATTCAATCTCTGGTAGCACAGGGCATTTTCATGCTTCTTTTTTTCGAACCAAA GTAGTCCAGCCAGTTGGTAATACTACGTTTGATGTAGTTTTTCTAGCAAGACTCATAGGCAGTGCCGAAAACACATTATTTATTCACACATCAAAAGGGGTTTATCCCTACCAG GTCTTTGGTGTGGGGATCCCAAACCCCTACAGGCTGAGACCATTCCTTGGTGCTAGAGTTCCTGTTAATTTCTCCTTTACATCTTTAATTAATATGCACAATCCCTACAGTAGTCCATTACAG GTTGTAGAGATGTATTCCAGTGGCCAGGATCTTCATCTAGAGCTACCATCAGGTCGAGATGAGGCACCTCAGGGATACTGG GAAATTCCTCCATATGAGACCAAGACTCTAATGAGAGTTAGCTTTGTCAGTCATGCTGCAAATAATCACACAGCGTTTATTCGCATCAAGACCAGCACGCCTGCTCCATCTAATGAGTTCCTAATACTTCCTGTGGAAGTTGAAGTCACAACAG cTCCTGGGCTGTTTTCCTCAGTTGATATGATTGATTTTGGTACACTTAGGACGATGG ATGAGCCAAAAACTGTAGGAATATATTTACTAAATTCTGGTCCTAAACAAGTCCATGTGTCG TCAGTTGCAGTAGAACCAGGCAACAGTGCTGTGTCAGTCACATTTTCG cCAGTAGTATTAAAGCAGTTGTCCAAATATTCGAAAGTTGCTTCTATTACATATTCTG CATATCATGTTAAACGCAGCAGACAATTTACTGGAAAGATTGTCATAAAAACTAACAGCAAATCTACCCCGAAGATGGAGATTCCTTACCAGGCTAATGTTCTACAAGG GACCATAGCATATTCTGTCAGTAAAACACGTTTTTTTGTGGGCAAGCCTCCGTTTCTTCCTGTGGTCCGGGAGCTACCAATCACAAATACCTTCAGCTTCTCTGTGATTATTTATGATGCCACTTTTCCACCAGAAGTACAAAACTTATTTTCA ATTGTAAATTTTACCAAGCCAGCACTAATTAAGCCGCACCAAACAGCCACGCctttttatgtgcacttcgtGGCTAACGGATCAGATACGTCACTTTCAACTATTTTGAGAGTCTACACTAATGCCTCGATATTCACCATTCCTATCCATTGTTATGATGGCAAGATCAAG TATGTGGTGAATGGTATTGAAGAAGATGTAGTGGACTATGGAACTGTTGGGACTGGAGAAAATAGAACCAAAACAGTGAAACTTATTAACAACAACCCTATAGAA gtaataataacaaatataacTTGTAACTTAACTTATGCAATAATGAAGCTGATTGACACTAAGCCTAACAACAACAGTCGCCATCATAAAGGCACCTCATCACAATCAAAAGAGACTGATGAACCAGGGAAAATACAACCTGATACT ATCATCATTAAACCTGCTCATACCACAACCTTCAGTGTTGAGGTAGTCATCCCTAAAAAAGAGGGCCAGTTTGCTGGTGAAATACAAATCACAACAGACTATGAG GTGCTTCATATACCGATTTATTTCCGTGCATTGGATGGGCAAGTGACACCATCACCACTTCTTTTGACCTTTCCTCCAACATTTCCA GGTCGTACAGAGGTCCAGCCTGTTTATCTTCACAGTACATTCTCAACCCCTTTAAACTTAGTCACTGTCAGGTGTGACCCTGCTGATGGGAGGTTTACATTCAGGCCTTTGAGTAGTGGCTCCACTGTGGAAGCTAATACAAACGTCCAG GTTGGCTCTGTCCAGTTCAAACCATCTTTTGGTTGCAAAGGGCAGTGTTATATGGGCCTTGGAACAGGCACAAGAG GCACAAAGTGGCTCTCTACCTTGACTCTGCCATCAGATGTTGGAGACCATGATAATCAATATGCTGAGAAGTTGCAGAGGGTGTATGACTCTTTAAAGCAATCTGGAAACACAGC GATGAATGTATCTTTAATTATCAGCACAGATCTTGTGAGAAACATCCCAGTTCAGATGCATGCCTCCCTAACATGGCCCTCTTTGGCTCCTGATAAACCAGTCAAGTTCCCACTTACTCATGTTGGTAACTTCTCCACAAAGCatttcttcctggaaaacCCTGCTGACGTGCCTGTGGTTGTCCAGGTGTTGCCATTGTCTGTATATCCGCCAGGCTTCCTGGATGTCATCTCTGATAG GTTTGATACAGATACCTACAGCCTAGAACAATCTAAAAACGTGTTTTCATTACCAGGCTCGTACCAGCCGAAG AATATACTGGACATCGAGCCGTCAGATTTACAAGAAAAACTAGGGGTTACCCCTGCCGACCATACCTTAGTCACCATACTCGGTCCACGCTCCCGGGAGAAGATCACGGTTCAGTTTTCACCACAGGATGACCGGTTCAGCAGCTCGGTGCTGTTGTTGCGCAATAACCTGACGGTAGTGGACATAGTGGCCGTGCAGGGACAGGGTGCGAGGGGCGAGTTCATGTTGAACGGCAGAAAGCCGGGACTTGACAGCACACTACTCTTCGAGCTCAAGTCTGTCCACCTTTCAGAGTGTCACA AAGACACTCCCCGTACCCGCACACTGGCACCAATATCTGTGAAGAAGGTGCTGACGGCTACGAATCCCGGCCAGCTCGCTATCCAGGTCAACTCCATCAGCATCAGCGGGTACGAGTGTGAGGGGTATGGCTTCAAGGTGCTCAACTGCAAGTCCTTCATCCTTAACCCCAACACCTCGAGAAGGATCGAGATAGC GTTTACGCCAGACTTCACCATGTCTCGTGTGACGCGGAAACTCGAAGTCAAGTCCACGTTTGGCCCCGTTATGGAATTCATGCTCGTTGCTACCATTCCCCCGCATCTTCTTCCTCTCTGCGCGGCCGCCACTGGGCGGTCAAACTGGGGACCCATCGTCCAGGGCATCATGGCCATTGCCATGGGTGTCGTTTGCGTGTTTGTCGTCATGGCGGCATACTCTGAAGCTAAGAAGATTCTCGGTGTGTGTTTGAGGGATCGACCGATATTCGATATGAATGCTGAAGAGATTGGTCAAGTATTTGACCTGAACGCCATCGCAGGCGTCAAGCCAAA AATGCACGCAGAGAATCGCCACGTGATTCCCAAGCGGATTCGATCACATGACTCCAAAGCAGacgagaaaacaactagcacaAACACCACGGCATCGGCCTCTACACAATCACCTACAAATAACAATGTAAATAAGAATAACGGGAATGGACCTTCACAGGACTCCGGGAGCACACGGAACAGGAGTCCGAAACAAGCATCAGCTGGCGAAACAGATAGATCTTCAAGGGCTGGTTCGGTTGATTCTTTAGATGGaactaagaaaaataaagacacCAAGCAGAAGGAAAGTCGCACTAGGAACGCTGAATCCAGCCGCAAATCGGACACGTATAGAGGAGCGAACGAGTCCAGGAGAGACTACAGAGCTCCTGTTGCGGATATCGATGAGCTGAAGCAGTCTATTGCCAATGTTCAGGAACAGGAGGAGTATGTATTAAGCTCTTATATAAGCTGTGCTGAGAACAGAAAAGACACGAAAGATAACAAATCCAAATCTAAAAAGAAATCTAAGAATACAAAGCGAGACGAAAAGGAACAAAGATTCGAGAATATAAAGGACCGCGCGGCTCCATCTCAGGATAGGTACGACGATGCCTACTCCGATGATAGCGGAAGTGACGGCTCGGACAAGACAGGGCAGGAAGTAAAAGTCAACCAATCAAACGACAGACGCAGACGTGTTAGCTTACCAAATGATTCCACTTTAAGGCGTGACCAACAACGTGGGCATCAGAAGAAAAACGAGGGCCGACCTCGGATGCTGGACATACCTGGACGCATGAAGGATCGGACGGCTGCGTTACAGGCCGAAGCACGTGAACCTGGCCCCACCTCTCCTCACGCCATCGCTGCCGCCGTAATGTCTCATCTGGAAAAGACCCTCCCTAGTACGACCAAGGAGAACTGCAATGACACAGACAACAGGCGAAAAGCCTCGGGGAAAGCGACCGGAAATGCTCAGTCGCCCACGAATCTGAGTAGTCGCAGTAGCAGCTATAGTAGTATCGTGAGTGACGGTTCGTCCTCCGGCGGGGACCACGCGCATGCGCTCAAGCACAGGCTCACGTCCACCAAGTCTATGCCAGTAGGCGACAGGAGCAGTCCGTCTTTGCTGGACAACGGCTTTGAACAAG GCTCTGGAAAACACAGGCATCCCGAGCGTCTGGGTATGTCAGCTCTGAGGCGAAGTCCCTGGTCCATTTCTAGTGATTCTGCACTTGCCCCTGGCGCCCGCAGTCCAGTCATCCAGCGTCCATTCAAGTCCCTACGCCAGCAAAATGGTTCCCCACTGTACGAGAGCCAGCCATTCCGCCGAAACAGACCGCAGATCGGAGCTAACGCCAAGAAAACGCAGGGGGTCTATGATCTCAGCACCTTCGGTGTCTCGGACAGATCAGCCGTGACCCGAGCAAGGCCGAGCGTCTGGTCGCAGATGAGTAGCTTTAATGGTAACGAGAGTCTCTTCAGTTCTCCCCCAGCCCAAGATGACCACTTCAGCATGTCCGGACGGCCTGCCAATAACTGGGTCAACTTCCTTGATGTCGACCGGGTGACGCCATCCATCGCCCGCACAGACACACCCAACAACCGGACGGTGTCCGAGATCTGGGATGCCGGGAACATGCCGGCTGAGGGCGACGGTTGGTCGTTGTGTGGTCCTCCACTCCATCCTGAGTTCAACCCGAGAGCCGAGTGTGAGTCGGACCCCGTGGACTCCCTCTTCAGCGAGGTCCCCCCTGAGTGGTCCACCCTCCCGTCCCCTGAGCAAAACGCGTTTGGTGGTGACTCATCCTGGGCATCACCTGATATGTCTGCGATCTGGGGGGAGCAGTACTCCATTCCCAGCTCTGAGAGTCTCCCAGTAAGCAGCGCTTATCAGCCATCCGGTACCCAGTCCCCCACCAGCACGTTCACCAGCCTCGCGGACCTGGGCTCTGGAATGATTTGGCCTCAGACGCAGTGGTCTAACGGCAAGGATTAG
- the LOC5513577 gene encoding transmembrane protein 131 isoform X1, with translation MAASLGPALFLYITLVFLVTHRICLMQCNPMPGPGMYHGDMGDLRFSGGHVEGDGSVRDRRVPQNTRQIRFDPPYLDFLEQPVGMPIVQTVTISNPHPEQSLQLNSISGSTGHFHASFFRTKVVQPVGNTTFDVVFLARLIGSAENTLFIHTSKGVYPYQVFGVGIPNPYRLRPFLGARVPVNFSFTSLINMHNPYSSPLQVVEMYSSGQDLHLELPSGRDEAPQGYWEIPPYETKTLMRVSFVSHAANNHTAFIRIKTSTPAPSNEFLILPVEVEVTTAPGLFSSVDMIDFGTLRTMDEPKTVGIYLLNSGPKQVHVSSVAVEPGNSAVSVTFSPVVLKQLSKYSKVASITYSAYHVKRSRQFTGKIVIKTNSKSTPKMEIPYQANVLQGTIAYSVSKTRFFVGKPPFLPVVRELPITNTFSFSVIIYDATFPPEVQNLFSIVNFTKPALIKPHQTATPFYVHFVANGSDTSLSTILRVYTNASIFTIPIHCYDGKIKYVVNGIEEDVVDYGTVGTGENRTKTVKLINNNPIEVIITNITCNLTYAIMKLIDTKPNNNSRHHKGTSSQSKETDEPGKIQPDTIIIKPAHTTTFSVEVVIPKKEGQFAGEIQITTDYEVLHIPIYFRALDGQVTPSPLLLTFPPTFPGRTEVQPVYLHSTFSTPLNLVTVRCDPADGRFTFRPLSSGSTVEANTNVQSQPPRHSFSTQVGSVQFKPSFGCKGQCYMGLGTGTRGTKWLSTLTLPSDVGDHDNQYAEKLQRVYDSLKQSGNTAMNVSLIISTDLVRNIPVQMHASLTWPSLAPDKPVKFPLTHVGNFSTKHFFLENPADVPVVVQVLPLSVYPPGFLDVISDRFDTDTYSLEQSKNVFSLPGSYQPKNILDIEPSDLQEKLGVTPADHTLVTILGPRSREKITVQFSPQDDRFSSSVLLLRNNLTVVDIVAVQGQGARGEFMLNGRKPGLDSTLLFELKSVHLSECHKDTPRTRTLAPISVKKVLTATNPGQLAIQVNSISISGYECEGYGFKVLNCKSFILNPNTSRRIEIAFTPDFTMSRVTRKLEVKSTFGPVMEFMLVATIPPHLLPLCAAATGRSNWGPIVQGIMAIAMGVVCVFVVMAAYSEAKKILGVCLRDRPIFDMNAEEIGQVFDLNAIAGVKPKMHAENRHVIPKRIRSHDSKADEKTTSTNTTASASTQSPTNNNVNKNNGNGPSQDSGSTRNRSPKQASAGETDRSSRAGSVDSLDGTKKNKDTKQKESRTRNAESSRKSDTYRGANESRRDYRAPVADIDELKQSIANVQEQEEYVLSSYISCAENRKDTKDNKSKSKKKSKNTKRDEKEQRFENIKDRAAPSQDRYDDAYSDDSGSDGSDKTGQEVKVNQSNDRRRRVSLPNDSTLRRDQQRGHQKKNEGRPRMLDIPGRMKDRTAALQAEAREPGPTSPHAIAAAVMSHLEKTLPSTTKENCNDTDNRRKASGKATGNAQSPTNLSSRSSSYSSIVSDGSSSGGDHAHALKHRLTSTKSMPVGDRSSPSLLDNGFEQGSGKHRHPERLGMSALRRSPWSISSDSALAPGARSPVIQRPFKSLRQQNGSPLYESQPFRRNRPQIGANAKKTQGVYDLSTFGVSDRSAVTRARPSVWSQMSSFNGNESLFSSPPAQDDHFSMSGRPANNWVNFLDVDRVTPSIARTDTPNNRTVSEIWDAGNMPAEGDGWSLCGPPLHPEFNPRAECESDPVDSLFSEVPPEWSTLPSPEQNAFGGDSSWASPDMSAIWGEQYSIPSSESLPVSSAYQPSGTQSPTSTFTSLADLGSGMIWPQTQWSNGKD, from the exons ATGGCCGCTTCATTAGGGCCCGCTTTATTCCTCTATATCACTCTTGTTTTTCTAGTAACGCATAGAATATGTTTGATGCAGTGCAATCCAATGCCTGGGCCAG GCATGTATCACGGGGATATGGGCGATCTTCGCTTTTCTGGGGGCCACGTGGAG GGCGATGGATCTGTGCGCGATAGAAG AGTTCCCCAGAATACAAGACAGATCCGTTTTGATCCGCCATATCTAGATTTTTTAGAGCA ACCTGTTGGTATGCCTATTGTTCAAACGGTTACCATTAGTAACCCGCATCCAGAGCAGAGTTTGCAGCTAAATTCAATCTCTGGTAGCACAGGGCATTTTCATGCTTCTTTTTTTCGAACCAAA GTAGTCCAGCCAGTTGGTAATACTACGTTTGATGTAGTTTTTCTAGCAAGACTCATAGGCAGTGCCGAAAACACATTATTTATTCACACATCAAAAGGGGTTTATCCCTACCAG GTCTTTGGTGTGGGGATCCCAAACCCCTACAGGCTGAGACCATTCCTTGGTGCTAGAGTTCCTGTTAATTTCTCCTTTACATCTTTAATTAATATGCACAATCCCTACAGTAGTCCATTACAG GTTGTAGAGATGTATTCCAGTGGCCAGGATCTTCATCTAGAGCTACCATCAGGTCGAGATGAGGCACCTCAGGGATACTGG GAAATTCCTCCATATGAGACCAAGACTCTAATGAGAGTTAGCTTTGTCAGTCATGCTGCAAATAATCACACAGCGTTTATTCGCATCAAGACCAGCACGCCTGCTCCATCTAATGAGTTCCTAATACTTCCTGTGGAAGTTGAAGTCACAACAG cTCCTGGGCTGTTTTCCTCAGTTGATATGATTGATTTTGGTACACTTAGGACGATGG ATGAGCCAAAAACTGTAGGAATATATTTACTAAATTCTGGTCCTAAACAAGTCCATGTGTCG TCAGTTGCAGTAGAACCAGGCAACAGTGCTGTGTCAGTCACATTTTCG cCAGTAGTATTAAAGCAGTTGTCCAAATATTCGAAAGTTGCTTCTATTACATATTCTG CATATCATGTTAAACGCAGCAGACAATTTACTGGAAAGATTGTCATAAAAACTAACAGCAAATCTACCCCGAAGATGGAGATTCCTTACCAGGCTAATGTTCTACAAGG GACCATAGCATATTCTGTCAGTAAAACACGTTTTTTTGTGGGCAAGCCTCCGTTTCTTCCTGTGGTCCGGGAGCTACCAATCACAAATACCTTCAGCTTCTCTGTGATTATTTATGATGCCACTTTTCCACCAGAAGTACAAAACTTATTTTCA ATTGTAAATTTTACCAAGCCAGCACTAATTAAGCCGCACCAAACAGCCACGCctttttatgtgcacttcgtGGCTAACGGATCAGATACGTCACTTTCAACTATTTTGAGAGTCTACACTAATGCCTCGATATTCACCATTCCTATCCATTGTTATGATGGCAAGATCAAG TATGTGGTGAATGGTATTGAAGAAGATGTAGTGGACTATGGAACTGTTGGGACTGGAGAAAATAGAACCAAAACAGTGAAACTTATTAACAACAACCCTATAGAA gtaataataacaaatataacTTGTAACTTAACTTATGCAATAATGAAGCTGATTGACACTAAGCCTAACAACAACAGTCGCCATCATAAAGGCACCTCATCACAATCAAAAGAGACTGATGAACCAGGGAAAATACAACCTGATACT ATCATCATTAAACCTGCTCATACCACAACCTTCAGTGTTGAGGTAGTCATCCCTAAAAAAGAGGGCCAGTTTGCTGGTGAAATACAAATCACAACAGACTATGAG GTGCTTCATATACCGATTTATTTCCGTGCATTGGATGGGCAAGTGACACCATCACCACTTCTTTTGACCTTTCCTCCAACATTTCCA GGTCGTACAGAGGTCCAGCCTGTTTATCTTCACAGTACATTCTCAACCCCTTTAAACTTAGTCACTGTCAGGTGTGACCCTGCTGATGGGAGGTTTACATTCAGGCCTTTGAGTAGTGGCTCCACTGTGGAAGCTAATACAAACGTCCAG TCCCAACCTCCTCGCCACTCATTTTCAACACAGGTTGGCTCTGTCCAGTTCAAACCATCTTTTGGTTGCAAAGGGCAGTGTTATATGGGCCTTGGAACAGGCACAAGAG GCACAAAGTGGCTCTCTACCTTGACTCTGCCATCAGATGTTGGAGACCATGATAATCAATATGCTGAGAAGTTGCAGAGGGTGTATGACTCTTTAAAGCAATCTGGAAACACAGC GATGAATGTATCTTTAATTATCAGCACAGATCTTGTGAGAAACATCCCAGTTCAGATGCATGCCTCCCTAACATGGCCCTCTTTGGCTCCTGATAAACCAGTCAAGTTCCCACTTACTCATGTTGGTAACTTCTCCACAAAGCatttcttcctggaaaacCCTGCTGACGTGCCTGTGGTTGTCCAGGTGTTGCCATTGTCTGTATATCCGCCAGGCTTCCTGGATGTCATCTCTGATAG GTTTGATACAGATACCTACAGCCTAGAACAATCTAAAAACGTGTTTTCATTACCAGGCTCGTACCAGCCGAAG AATATACTGGACATCGAGCCGTCAGATTTACAAGAAAAACTAGGGGTTACCCCTGCCGACCATACCTTAGTCACCATACTCGGTCCACGCTCCCGGGAGAAGATCACGGTTCAGTTTTCACCACAGGATGACCGGTTCAGCAGCTCGGTGCTGTTGTTGCGCAATAACCTGACGGTAGTGGACATAGTGGCCGTGCAGGGACAGGGTGCGAGGGGCGAGTTCATGTTGAACGGCAGAAAGCCGGGACTTGACAGCACACTACTCTTCGAGCTCAAGTCTGTCCACCTTTCAGAGTGTCACA AAGACACTCCCCGTACCCGCACACTGGCACCAATATCTGTGAAGAAGGTGCTGACGGCTACGAATCCCGGCCAGCTCGCTATCCAGGTCAACTCCATCAGCATCAGCGGGTACGAGTGTGAGGGGTATGGCTTCAAGGTGCTCAACTGCAAGTCCTTCATCCTTAACCCCAACACCTCGAGAAGGATCGAGATAGC GTTTACGCCAGACTTCACCATGTCTCGTGTGACGCGGAAACTCGAAGTCAAGTCCACGTTTGGCCCCGTTATGGAATTCATGCTCGTTGCTACCATTCCCCCGCATCTTCTTCCTCTCTGCGCGGCCGCCACTGGGCGGTCAAACTGGGGACCCATCGTCCAGGGCATCATGGCCATTGCCATGGGTGTCGTTTGCGTGTTTGTCGTCATGGCGGCATACTCTGAAGCTAAGAAGATTCTCGGTGTGTGTTTGAGGGATCGACCGATATTCGATATGAATGCTGAAGAGATTGGTCAAGTATTTGACCTGAACGCCATCGCAGGCGTCAAGCCAAA AATGCACGCAGAGAATCGCCACGTGATTCCCAAGCGGATTCGATCACATGACTCCAAAGCAGacgagaaaacaactagcacaAACACCACGGCATCGGCCTCTACACAATCACCTACAAATAACAATGTAAATAAGAATAACGGGAATGGACCTTCACAGGACTCCGGGAGCACACGGAACAGGAGTCCGAAACAAGCATCAGCTGGCGAAACAGATAGATCTTCAAGGGCTGGTTCGGTTGATTCTTTAGATGGaactaagaaaaataaagacacCAAGCAGAAGGAAAGTCGCACTAGGAACGCTGAATCCAGCCGCAAATCGGACACGTATAGAGGAGCGAACGAGTCCAGGAGAGACTACAGAGCTCCTGTTGCGGATATCGATGAGCTGAAGCAGTCTATTGCCAATGTTCAGGAACAGGAGGAGTATGTATTAAGCTCTTATATAAGCTGTGCTGAGAACAGAAAAGACACGAAAGATAACAAATCCAAATCTAAAAAGAAATCTAAGAATACAAAGCGAGACGAAAAGGAACAAAGATTCGAGAATATAAAGGACCGCGCGGCTCCATCTCAGGATAGGTACGACGATGCCTACTCCGATGATAGCGGAAGTGACGGCTCGGACAAGACAGGGCAGGAAGTAAAAGTCAACCAATCAAACGACAGACGCAGACGTGTTAGCTTACCAAATGATTCCACTTTAAGGCGTGACCAACAACGTGGGCATCAGAAGAAAAACGAGGGCCGACCTCGGATGCTGGACATACCTGGACGCATGAAGGATCGGACGGCTGCGTTACAGGCCGAAGCACGTGAACCTGGCCCCACCTCTCCTCACGCCATCGCTGCCGCCGTAATGTCTCATCTGGAAAAGACCCTCCCTAGTACGACCAAGGAGAACTGCAATGACACAGACAACAGGCGAAAAGCCTCGGGGAAAGCGACCGGAAATGCTCAGTCGCCCACGAATCTGAGTAGTCGCAGTAGCAGCTATAGTAGTATCGTGAGTGACGGTTCGTCCTCCGGCGGGGACCACGCGCATGCGCTCAAGCACAGGCTCACGTCCACCAAGTCTATGCCAGTAGGCGACAGGAGCAGTCCGTCTTTGCTGGACAACGGCTTTGAACAAG GCTCTGGAAAACACAGGCATCCCGAGCGTCTGGGTATGTCAGCTCTGAGGCGAAGTCCCTGGTCCATTTCTAGTGATTCTGCACTTGCCCCTGGCGCCCGCAGTCCAGTCATCCAGCGTCCATTCAAGTCCCTACGCCAGCAAAATGGTTCCCCACTGTACGAGAGCCAGCCATTCCGCCGAAACAGACCGCAGATCGGAGCTAACGCCAAGAAAACGCAGGGGGTCTATGATCTCAGCACCTTCGGTGTCTCGGACAGATCAGCCGTGACCCGAGCAAGGCCGAGCGTCTGGTCGCAGATGAGTAGCTTTAATGGTAACGAGAGTCTCTTCAGTTCTCCCCCAGCCCAAGATGACCACTTCAGCATGTCCGGACGGCCTGCCAATAACTGGGTCAACTTCCTTGATGTCGACCGGGTGACGCCATCCATCGCCCGCACAGACACACCCAACAACCGGACGGTGTCCGAGATCTGGGATGCCGGGAACATGCCGGCTGAGGGCGACGGTTGGTCGTTGTGTGGTCCTCCACTCCATCCTGAGTTCAACCCGAGAGCCGAGTGTGAGTCGGACCCCGTGGACTCCCTCTTCAGCGAGGTCCCCCCTGAGTGGTCCACCCTCCCGTCCCCTGAGCAAAACGCGTTTGGTGGTGACTCATCCTGGGCATCACCTGATATGTCTGCGATCTGGGGGGAGCAGTACTCCATTCCCAGCTCTGAGAGTCTCCCAGTAAGCAGCGCTTATCAGCCATCCGGTACCCAGTCCCCCACCAGCACGTTCACCAGCCTCGCGGACCTGGGCTCTGGAATGATTTGGCCTCAGACGCAGTGGTCTAACGGCAAGGATTAG